A genomic window from Pirellulales bacterium includes:
- a CDS encoding VCBS repeat-containing protein, producing MHALRTFARNCFLTLALVGCIAGPAVAEPPRFESQEIAADLGVGYAVAIVDLSADERPDIVIVDQKRVVWHENPGRRGDAWPAHTLILEQTAPDNVCVAPYDIDGDGRVDLALGAGWRPPDTRTPGTIQWLQPGKDVRERWRVHRIGEEPSVHRLRFADLDGDGRAELIVVPLQGRDTRPPDWNQNPVRILSYSIPADPTGAWKSATLNEELHVCHNFCPVDLEGDGPLEILVTSFEGVHVLKRDAAGDWRRQLIGRGDQESAPNRGASEVRLGRLAGDGKYVATIEPWHGSQVVVYTPPTVEATTLWRRHVIDNQLQWGHALWCVNLDDDEDEELVVGVRDQRDQAAPSGVRIYDPPGEAPADWRRTLIDPAGVAVEDLAVADLDGDGRPEIVAVGRQTHNARIYWNTPR from the coding sequence ATGCACGCGCTACGCACATTCGCACGCAATTGCTTCTTGACGCTCGCGCTGGTTGGCTGCATCGCGGGCCCGGCCGTGGCCGAGCCGCCGCGATTTGAGTCGCAAGAGATCGCCGCCGATCTGGGAGTGGGCTACGCGGTGGCGATTGTCGATCTGTCGGCGGACGAGCGGCCCGACATTGTCATCGTCGATCAGAAACGCGTCGTCTGGCACGAGAACCCTGGCCGGCGCGGCGACGCGTGGCCCGCGCACACCTTGATTCTGGAGCAGACGGCGCCGGACAACGTGTGCGTCGCCCCGTACGACATCGATGGCGATGGCCGCGTCGACCTGGCGCTGGGCGCCGGCTGGCGTCCGCCAGACACCCGCACGCCCGGCACGATTCAGTGGCTACAGCCGGGCAAAGACGTGCGCGAACGGTGGCGCGTGCATCGGATCGGCGAGGAGCCGAGCGTGCATCGCCTGCGCTTCGCCGATCTCGATGGAGACGGCCGGGCGGAGTTGATCGTCGTGCCGCTGCAAGGGCGCGACACGCGCCCGCCCGACTGGAACCAGAACCCGGTGCGAATCTTGTCGTATTCGATTCCGGCCGATCCGACGGGCGCGTGGAAATCGGCAACGCTCAACGAGGAGTTGCACGTCTGTCACAACTTCTGTCCGGTCGATCTGGAGGGAGACGGCCCGTTGGAAATCTTGGTGACCAGCTTCGAGGGGGTGCATGTGCTTAAGCGCGACGCCGCTGGCGATTGGCGACGACAGTTGATTGGCCGCGGCGATCAGGAAAGCGCTCCCAATCGCGGCGCCAGCGAAGTGCGGCTGGGTCGGCTGGCAGGCGACGGCAAATATGTGGCCACCATCGAGCCGTGGCATGGCTCGCAGGTGGTGGTCTACACGCCGCCGACGGTGGAGGCCACCACGCTGTGGCGCCGACACGTCATCGACAATCAACTGCAATGGGGACACGCGCTGTGGTGCGTCAATCTCGACGACGATGAGGACGAAGAGCTAGTGGTCGGCGTTCGCGATCAGCGCGACCAGGCCGCGCCATCGGGCGTGCGGATCTATGATCCGCCCGGCGAGGCGCCGGCGGATTGGCGGCGCACGCTAATCGACCCGGCCGGAGTGGCGGTGGAAGACCTGGCCGTGGCCGATCTCGACGGCGATGGCCGACCAGAGATCGTGGCGGTCGGTCGTCAGACGCACAACGCGCGGATTTACTGGAACACGCCGCGCTAA
- a CDS encoding carbon storage regulator yields the protein MLVLTRKAQQKIKVGDNVVITILRVKGQAVRIGVDAPKNVRVVRAELPALPEMANVVEVAPGKPVSAERREHASFDQEVHLFESPRVESSARPLPALSKGLAERVAQRHGRTETLPQEDDTTPSRPLGFAASFALRG from the coding sequence ATGTTGGTTCTCACACGGAAGGCGCAGCAGAAGATCAAAGTCGGCGACAACGTCGTCATCACCATCTTGCGAGTCAAAGGGCAAGCGGTGCGCATCGGCGTCGACGCCCCGAAGAACGTTCGCGTGGTGCGAGCCGAGTTGCCGGCGCTGCCCGAGATGGCCAACGTGGTCGAAGTGGCGCCAGGCAAACCGGTGAGCGCCGAGCGCCGCGAGCATGCTTCGTTCGATCAAGAAGTACATCTGTTCGAGTCGCCGCGCGTCGAGTCCTCCGCTCGCCCCCTGCCGGCGCTCAGCAAGGGACTGGCCGAACGCGTTGCCCAGCGGCATGGTCGCACTGAGACACTGCCACAAGAAGACGACACCACGCCATCACGCCCGCTGGGCTTCGCGGCCAGTTTCGCGCTCCGTGGATAA
- a CDS encoding SDR family oxidoreductase has protein sequence MASESKRILLTGATRGLGLAMTEEFIARGHTIAGCGTRRELVEKLRQRFGAPHTFHVVDVSSDEQVGRWARDIDAVEQPPDLVINNAALINVPAPLWEAPADEFARLMQVNVNGVFHVIRHFVPAMVRRGSGVIVNFSSGWGRSVAAEAAPYCATKWAIEGLTRALAEELPRGMAAVPLNPGVINTDMLQVAFADSASEYQSPAEWAQKAVPLLLGLGAKDNGQPLAVRS, from the coding sequence ATGGCCAGCGAGTCCAAACGCATCTTGCTCACTGGCGCCACTCGCGGGCTGGGGCTGGCCATGACCGAGGAGTTCATCGCGCGGGGGCATACGATCGCGGGTTGCGGCACGCGGCGCGAACTGGTCGAAAAGCTCCGGCAGCGATTTGGGGCGCCGCACACGTTTCATGTGGTCGATGTGTCGAGCGACGAGCAGGTGGGGCGCTGGGCGCGCGACATCGACGCCGTCGAGCAACCGCCCGATCTCGTCATCAACAACGCCGCGCTGATCAACGTGCCCGCGCCGCTGTGGGAAGCGCCGGCGGACGAGTTCGCGCGGCTGATGCAGGTGAACGTGAACGGGGTGTTTCATGTGATTCGGCACTTCGTGCCGGCGATGGTGCGCCGCGGAAGCGGCGTGATCGTCAATTTCAGTTCCGGCTGGGGGCGCTCGGTCGCCGCCGAGGCCGCGCCCTATTGCGCCACCAAGTGGGCCATCGAGGGGCTGACCCGCGCGCTGGCCGAAGAACTGCCGCGCGGAATGGCCGCCGTGCCGCTCAACCCGGGCGTCATCAACACCGACATGCTGCAAGTGGCGTTTGCCGACAGCGCCAGCGAATATCAAAGCCCGGCCGAATGGGCGCAAAAGGCCGTGCCGCTCTTGTTGGGCCTGGGCGCCAAAGACAATGGCCAACCCCTGGCCGTGCGCAGTTGA